Sequence from the Bacillus sp. es.036 genome:
GAGATGGATAATGAAGATGAGGCATTTGATTATTTTTATGAAATAGTGTTAAGTCAACATAACCTTCAAAATAATAATTACTAGAATGAATGGAAACTCAAGAGAATAGCAGGCACGGATTGAGAGGAGAGAAAAAATCGACGGCTTTTCACTGGTCTCGAACCGTACCGGCGATGCACGAACTTCCGCACAATACAACCAGAGTCTAAAAGAGGCATAAAATGAAACTACTATTACTTATTATTGTTGGGGTTCTGATTCTCATAATTGTCACCCCCATCCTCATGCTGTACGTAGTAAAAAATAAAAACGCATCCAAAACTAAGGAAGACCTCCTTACCTATATTGAGTATCATCCAGACGCATGCTCATTGACCTTATTAGAAAATGAAAGCGCGCTCCTTACTTTCAATGAAGAACAAGAAATGCCCCTCGCAAGTACAGTTAAGTTCATTTACCTTCTAACCTTAATTGACGGGGTGAGGGAGAAAAAGGTGAATCTTAATGAGAAGGTTAAGGTAGACGACCTTGACGTCCTTTACTTTAAAAATACAGATGGTGGCGCGCATCCAAGGTGGAAGAAGGAACATGATATAGGAGAAGAAGTTACCCTTTTTCAAATTGCACAGGGAATGATGCAGTTCAGTTCAAATGCATGCACAGACTTTCTCTTTCACAAACTAGGTTCTGATAAAATCAATCAAACTCTCACCAAATACCAGCTGAACCCTCATTCTCCCATTTACGCGATTAGTTCTTTCATGCTGATTCCTGCCTATTTAAAGGTTGAGCATGGTTGGAAAGAGAAACAAATTGCACAGGAAATAAAAGAAATGGATCAGATTGAATTCGAGAGCCTGGCGAATACGCTGTTACATGACGTATTAGACGGAAGTGCCGAAAAATATCTTAAGGAATTAGCGACCCTCAGCGACATGACGATTCAGCGCGTATTGATGGATAAATTGCCTTCTTCGACAACTGAACAATACGCGAACCTCATGATGCGGATTGGTGAATCGGATGATTTATCGGACGATGACAAGGAGTTAATGGATCGTATCCTAGGTGGAGCAAATGAGATCGGAAAGCGCAGGTGGTTCAAGGGGGGATCAACGGCGTATACGCTCACTTCAGCTTTGTACAATAAAGACGATAATGAATCGATCTCTCTTTCTGTATTTGTTCAGGATGAAAAGCGGTATGAATTGCTATGGATTCGGAATGTTTTTCATGACTTTTTAAAGGCGATCGTGGAAGACAATGAATTTAGAGAGAAAACGATTGATCGATTAGGGGGCACGAAATTAGTGGAGGAAAGGGTTAATTAAAGTCCACCTCGTCTTACTTGTTACCTTTTCGCTTTATATAGGACAACAAAATGCTCCGCTTGTTCTAGAATAGAGCTACGATCATTGTGATAGTGGCTCTATTCCTTATCCAGCCCATTTGTAGGCATAAACAGGTGAAACTACCATACGAACTTATGATTAAAACGGGGTACCTGCCCCCTCCGTCGCTAACTTGAATCAGTAGAACCATCCCAGTGAAAAAGTCTAAAGGCTCGCTTTCCTACCATTTTAACCACTACCTCAAAACGTTGGACTTTTTCACCAGGTTCAAACCGTCCCGCCTGATTCCCCAGAGTGACTATTGACCTATTTACGTGAAATTAAGAAAAAATTGGTTTACAGAGCTAGCGGGTTTACCTATACTTTAGTTTGTAAATCGAAACGATTTCGATTTGAATTGAAAAGTGAGGTGACGTTCTTGAAGGAAAAATATGAACTTCTTTGTTCCTTAAAAGTAATCGAAGTCGAAATTGCAGAACTCGCTCGATACGCAAAGGAATTCGACGGATGCTATGATCTGTTGAGAAGCAAATTGGATGACCTATGTGCATTCATCATCAGCAAAGAGAACAGTAAGAAATGGAGCGATTGGAGTGAATTAAAAGAAGTTCAGGTACTCGCTCGGAAACTTCGTGAAACTTCCGTTAATGCGTTATGTGATGTGGAGAAATACCAGTCAAACCGTGCTGGACAGGTAGGACTTCCGGTTGGAGAATACTTGTCTTCCTTAACGCAGTCCGTCAGAGATGAATATTCGAGCTTCGGAATACATAGGGAATCAAACATCTTGTTTGTTGGCTCTGGCGCATTTCCAACAACAGCCTTAACCATTGCAAAGGAAACAGGTGCATCGGTCACTTGTTTGGATATTGATCAAGAAGCCATTGATTTATCCAGGGAAGTGGTGCGTAAGACTGGACTTGAGGAACAAATTACGTTTTTGCATGGAGACATTCATGCGCAACACGAGTTTCAGGATATCACTCATGTTTTTATAGCTTCTCTTGTACAAGATAAACACGATGTCATCCGTGTCCTTAAGGAGAAAGTGAGGGAAGGGACTAAGGTTATCGTTCGATTTGGAAATGGACTAAAATCGCTATTTAATTATCCAATCGATGATGCGATTAGTGATAACTGGGTACAGCGCAATATTTCCTTTGAGAGTCGTGACAAGATTTACGAAACACTTGTGCTCGAGAAAAGGAGTAAGGTGATGACATGAGTTTACAACATACGTTAATTGTCGGGGTTGGTCCTGCAGCGATTCAAACAGCTGTTGCTGTTTCGAAGAGCTGGGAGGGAAAGGTGTCGATTGTAAATCGTAAAGGTTCTTATTCAAAGAAAGTGAAAAGCCAGCTTGAGGCATCTGATCATGTGATTACGGCTATTGCCCCTAATCGCCCTACTCTATCTGGAAAGGTGAAGATTACCCATTTTTACGATGAGTTAGCAAGCGTTGAGAACAAATTTGATTCGATGATCTTATGCGTTCCAAGCTACAGCTATGATGTGGTTCTCGAGGCGTTACGTATTGAAAAATTGACTCGGATTCAAACGATCATTTTAGTATCACCTGTCGTTGGATCGAACGAGTTGGTTCGTGAAGTCGTTCGGAAATCACCTCATAATGTGGAAGTAATCAGTCTCTCGAATTATTTTGCTGCGACTAAATTCGTTCCTGACGGTGATCTCGTTTCGTTTACGAAGGCAGTGAAAAAGCGAATTTATCTTGCTACAAACAAAGAAGATAGTCTGCACCTTAAAGATATGGAGAGGTTATTAGAGGAAGCTGGTATTGAATCAGTCATAAAGAAAAATCCAATCGACGTGGAGTGTAGGAACATTACGACGTACGTTCATCCTCCGTTTTTTATTAATTCTTTCTCCTTAAACGAAATCTTTTCTGAGAAAAAGTCCTTAAAATCTCTTTACAAACTTTATCCCGAAGGTCCCATTACGCAACAAACAATCAGGGGGATGGTGAAGCTGTGGAAGGAGATTTCTGCGCTCGTTGTGGAACTAGGGGGAAGTCCGATTAATTTACTTCAATTCCTTAATGACGACAACTATCCGGTACATGAAGAAACGCTGTCAAGGGCTGATTTAGATGGGTTTGACGAATTTGAAGCAGTTAAGCAGGAGTACCTCCTTTATATTCGCTATGCGTCTATTTTAATTGATCCATTTTCACAACCTGATCAAAACGGAGCCTATTTTGATTTTTCAAAGGTACCTTATCAGCAAATTTCGAAAACAGCAAGTGGAGAATGGAGCGTACCGAGAATACCGTTTGAAGACTATATGAATTTAAAGCATTTGCAGCGGTTGGGAGTCGAGAGGGGGATCGACTTACCAGAAATAGTTCGGTTGATTCAATTGTTCGAACGAAAAGTAGATGAGTGGCAATGCTTGAAAGATGAACCCATAAGAGGAATGAACAGGAGCGAGGAAAGGATGATTTTATGAAAAATGGCGTAATCCTTGCTATTGTGTCTTCCGTGATTTTCAGTTTAATGAACGCGCTTGTGAAGAGTATTAGTGACACGGTGCCGACGTCAGAGATTGTGTTTTTTAGAAGTTTCATAGGAACGGTGCTCATTTATTTCTTCATGAAAAGCAGTAATGTGCCCTTTTCGAGAAAAGGTATTCCATTTCTGATGTTACGCGGTATTTTTGGAGCGCTATATTTACTAGCATACTTTTATACCATTTCAAAAATTCCGCTTGCGGATGCGAGCATTCTTGCCCATTTGTCTCCATTTTTTGCTGTGTTCTTTTCCTATCTCTTTTTAAAAGAACGCGTTTCTAAGCAAGTTATGTATATCTTGCCACTTGTCTTAGTGGGAGTTGTGCTATTGGCAAAGCCCGGAGCTTACTCTTCTTACTCACTTTTTGCTCTCGTTGGTGTGGCAAGCGCTCTCTTTGCAGGAGCTGCTGCTGTGAGCATTCGCTTTCTAAGTAAAGCGCATCATTCATTTGAAATCGTATTTTATTTTTTGGCCACTGGTACCCTTATTACGATTCCATTAATGTGGAACAACTTTGTGCTTCCTTCGCCTACAGAATTGTCTATCCTAGTCGGAATTGGGGTTGTATCACTGCTCGGCCAGGTTTTCTTAACGAAGGCTTTTACACATGAAAGTGTGGTCGTCGTTGAAATCGCTCGTTACATAGGGATTGTGTTTAACATACTGTGGGGCTTTCTTTTCTGGGCAGAGGTGCCTGATCTACTCACAGTAACTGGTGGTATTCTCATAGTTACGTCGTGCATCTTGCTCTCTCGAAAAAAACACCCGGTTCAAAAGTCGAAAATATCTTTCGTACCGGTATGGAAAAAGTAGTTAGAGGGATAAAAAGAGATTGACGTGAGGTTATCCTATGAGTATAGTCATCTATTGTAAATAGTAATTATTACGATTTGCGGAAACGACGTCTTGTGTTATGGATTATGGTTTTTTTGATTTTAAATCGTAATGATTTTGTTTTGTGGGGGAGGTATGCAATGAATTGTGTCGGCTGGTACATAAGAAACTTTTTAACAATTTAATACTAGAGGAGAGAGTAATGATGAAAAACAAGAAAACTATAGCGAGCCTCCTGCTAATCCTGTTATTAATCATGATCACAGGCTGTACTAATGAGGCAGGGACAGAGAAAAAAGAGAAAGACCCATCAA
This genomic interval carries:
- a CDS encoding DMT family transporter, translated to MKNGVILAIVSSVIFSLMNALVKSISDTVPTSEIVFFRSFIGTVLIYFFMKSSNVPFSRKGIPFLMLRGIFGALYLLAYFYTISKIPLADASILAHLSPFFAVFFSYLFLKERVSKQVMYILPLVLVGVVLLAKPGAYSSYSLFALVGVASALFAGAAAVSIRFLSKAHHSFEIVFYFLATGTLITIPLMWNNFVLPSPTELSILVGIGVVSLLGQVFLTKAFTHESVVVVEIARYIGIVFNILWGFLFWAEVPDLLTVTGGILIVTSCILLSRKKHPVQKSKISFVPVWKK
- a CDS encoding nicotianamine synthase family protein, which gives rise to MKEKYELLCSLKVIEVEIAELARYAKEFDGCYDLLRSKLDDLCAFIISKENSKKWSDWSELKEVQVLARKLRETSVNALCDVEKYQSNRAGQVGLPVGEYLSSLTQSVRDEYSSFGIHRESNILFVGSGAFPTTALTIAKETGASVTCLDIDQEAIDLSREVVRKTGLEEQITFLHGDIHAQHEFQDITHVFIASLVQDKHDVIRVLKEKVREGTKVIVRFGNGLKSLFNYPIDDAISDNWVQRNISFESRDKIYETLVLEKRSKVMT
- a CDS encoding serine hydrolase, encoding MKLLLLIIVGVLILIIVTPILMLYVVKNKNASKTKEDLLTYIEYHPDACSLTLLENESALLTFNEEQEMPLASTVKFIYLLTLIDGVREKKVNLNEKVKVDDLDVLYFKNTDGGAHPRWKKEHDIGEEVTLFQIAQGMMQFSSNACTDFLFHKLGSDKINQTLTKYQLNPHSPIYAISSFMLIPAYLKVEHGWKEKQIAQEIKEMDQIEFESLANTLLHDVLDGSAEKYLKELATLSDMTIQRVLMDKLPSSTTEQYANLMMRIGESDDLSDDDKELMDRILGGANEIGKRRWFKGGSTAYTLTSALYNKDDNESISLSVFVQDEKRYELLWIRNVFHDFLKAIVEDNEFREKTIDRLGGTKLVEERVN
- a CDS encoding opine metallophore biosynthesis dehydrogenase, which produces MSLQHTLIVGVGPAAIQTAVAVSKSWEGKVSIVNRKGSYSKKVKSQLEASDHVITAIAPNRPTLSGKVKITHFYDELASVENKFDSMILCVPSYSYDVVLEALRIEKLTRIQTIILVSPVVGSNELVREVVRKSPHNVEVISLSNYFAATKFVPDGDLVSFTKAVKKRIYLATNKEDSLHLKDMERLLEEAGIESVIKKNPIDVECRNITTYVHPPFFINSFSLNEIFSEKKSLKSLYKLYPEGPITQQTIRGMVKLWKEISALVVELGGSPINLLQFLNDDNYPVHEETLSRADLDGFDEFEAVKQEYLLYIRYASILIDPFSQPDQNGAYFDFSKVPYQQISKTASGEWSVPRIPFEDYMNLKHLQRLGVERGIDLPEIVRLIQLFERKVDEWQCLKDEPIRGMNRSEERMIL